One Pseudopipra pipra isolate bDixPip1 chromosome 28, bDixPip1.hap1, whole genome shotgun sequence genomic region harbors:
- the LRRTM4 gene encoding leucine-rich repeat transmembrane neuronal protein 4: MGFHLIKQRRGTSALLVLLLPLVLLAVLAGAQRACPKNCRCDGKIVYCESHAFRDIPHNISGGSQGLSLRYNSIQKLKSHQFAGLNQLIWLYLDHNYISSVDEDAFQGIRRLKELILSSNKITLLHNKTFHPVPNLRNLDLSYNKLQVLQAEQFKGLRKLLILHLRSNSLKTVPIRVFQDCRNLDFLDLGYNRLRSLSRNAFAGLLKLTELHLEHNQFSKINFAHFPRLFNLRSIYLQWNRIRSISQGLTWTWSSLHNLDLSGNDIAGVEPGTFQCLPNLQKLNLDSNKLTNISQETINTWISLISITLSGNMWECTRSICPLFNWLKNFKGNKESTMICAGPKHIQGEKVSDAVETYDICAEIQVVATERPYQAPRTPPRPVFIPKPTVSKLESHQPSPATPSPSTDIPTPGVEPEYEHVSFHKIIAGSVALFLSVAMILLVIYVSWKRYPASMKQLQQHTLMKRRRKKARESERQMNSPLQEYYVDYKPTNSETMDVSVNGSGPCTYTISGSRECEV; the protein is encoded by the exons ATGG GTTTCCATTTAATTAAGCAGCGGAGAGGCACGAGCGcgctcctggtgctgctgcttcccctggtgctgctggcGGTGCTCGCGGGGGCTCAGCGAGCCTGCCCCAAGAACTGCCGATGCGACGGCAAGATCGTGTACTGCGAGTCCCACGCCTTCCGAGACATCCCCCACAACATCTCCGGGGGCTCCCAGGGCTTATCCCTGCGCTACAACAGCATCCAGAAGCTCAAATCCCATCAGTTTGCGGGCCTCAATCAGCTCATATGGCTTTATCTCGACCATAATTACATCAGCTCCGTGGACGAGGACGCGTTCCAGGGGATCCGCCGGCTGAAGGAATTAATCCTGAGCTCCAACAAAATCACCCTCCTGCACAACAAGACCTTCCACCCCGTGCCCAACCTGCGCAACCTGGACCTGTCCTACAACaagctgcaggtgctgcaggccGAGCAGTTCAAGGGCCTGCGGAAGCTCCTGATCCTGCACCTGAGGTCCAACTCGCTGAAGACGGTGCCCATCCGGGTGTTCCAGGACTGCCGGAACCTCGACTTCCTGGATTTGGGCTACAACCGCCTGCGGAGCCTGTCCCGGAACGCCTTCGCCGGCCTGCTCAAGCTGACGGAGCTCCACTTGGAGCACAACCAGTTTTCTAAGATCAATTTTGCCCACTTCCCACGCCTCTTCAACCTGCGCTCCATTTACTTGCAGTGGAATAGGATCCGCTCCATCAGCCAGGGGTTGACATGGACTTGGAGTTCCTTGCACAACTTGGATTTATCGGGAAACGACATCGCGGGGGTAGAGCCTGGGACCTTCCAGTGCCTCCCCAACCTGCAGAAGCTGAACCTGGATTCCAACAAACTCACCAACATCTCCCAGGAGACCATCAACACGTGGATCTCGCTCATCTCCATCACCCTGTCCGGAAATATGTGGGAATGTACTCGAAGCATTTGCCCTCTTTTTAATTGGCTTAAGAATTTCAAGGGGAATAAGGAGAGCACCATGATCTGCGCAGGCCCCAAGCACATCCAGGGCGAGAAGGTGAGCGACGCCGTGGAGACCTACGACATCTGCGCCGAGATCCAGGTGGTGGCCACCGAGAGGCCCTACCAGGCGCCCAGAACCCCCCCGAGACCCGTGTTCATCCCCAAACCCACCGTCTCCAAACTGGAAAGCCATCAGCCGAGCCCCGCGACGCCGAGCCCTTCCACCGACATCCCGACCCCGGGCGTGGAGCCCGAGTACGAGCACGTGTCCTTCCACAAGATCATCGCGGGGAGCGTGGCCCTCTTCCTCTCCGTGGCCATGATCCTGCTGGTGATCTACGTGTCCTGGAAGCGTTACCCCGCCAGCAtgaagcagctccagcagcacacgCTCATGAAGAGGCGCAGGAAAAAGGCCAGGGAGTCTGAGAGGCAAATGAACTCCCCTTTGCAGGAGTATTACGTGGACTACAAGCCAACAAACTCTGAGACCATGGATGTATCGGTTAATGGATCTGGGCCCTGCACTTATACCATCTCTGGCTCCAGGGAATGCGAGGTATGA